The genomic interval ACTCCGGCAGAGCTTAAGGCTAAATTTACAACAGCATTATCGAGGTTATTTAAATACACAAGAATAGAAGATAAAGAGAATGGATTTGTTATTTATGCAGAAAAAGGTCGCTGGAGTCGGCTTGGAGTTTACGCGGTTCATTTTAGCGTTATTTTGTTGCTTATTGGCGGATTAATTGGTTCCTATTTTGGATTTGATGGTTCCGTTACTATCCCTGAGGGAAAAAGTGTTAAAAATGTAATATTGAGAAATACGGGTGACAAGCAACCCCTTGGTTTTGAAATAAGGTGTGATGATTTTAATGTAACTTTTTATAAGTCGGGCATGCCTAAAGAATATCGTTCAGCACTTACTATTCTTGAAAACGGCAAACCTGTTTTAAAAAAAGATATAATTGTTAATGATCCTCTCCGCTACAAAGGAATTAATGTTTTTCAGTCAAATTACGGAATGCAGGCGCCTGAAGATATATCGCTTAGCTTTACTGATCGTAAAACCGGAACAGTGTATAGAAAAAAAATATCTGTAGAAGAAGAAATCGATCTTCCGGGAATATCTGCTAAGTTTGTTTTGAATAAGTATTTCCGCTCATATAATTTCAGAGGACATAATCTTGGAGAAGCTTTTGTGGGAACATTGACTCCATTAAAAGGAGAACCTGCTGATATAATACTTCCAATAAATTATCCCGGTTTTGACAAAATGCGAGGTGGTGAGATTGTTATATCTGCGGAAAATACCGAAAAGCGTTACTATACAGGGCTTCAGGTAACAAGAGATCCCGGAGTTCGGGTTGTTTACAGCGGATTTATATTGATGATTATAGGATGCTTTATTACTTTTTTTGTGTCTCATATCAGATTTTGTGTCGAGGTTGTTGAAAAGCATGGAAAAAGCATTGTTATCATTGCCGGAAATTCAAATAAAAATATAATAGGAATGGAAGCCAGTACAAAAAAGATAGCAAAGCTGCTGTCAAAAAAAGTATAGGATGAATATAATGAACAGTTCAATATTGTTGTCAGTAACTACCTTTGTGTATGGATTTGCAGCATTTTTTTATGTTTCTTCTGTAGTTTTTAAAAAACCTTTCTTGGGAAGAATGGGAACCTGGACTGCTCTTGCCGGTATTTTAGGAAATGTATGCGGAATATTATTGAGATGGCTTGAATCATACCAGTTTGGAATAGGCCATGCCCCTCTTTCAAATTTATATGAATCTTTAATTTTCTTTTCTTTTGTTATTGCAGTAATATATCTTGTTGTTGAAAAAACTTATGAAAACCGCTCGATTGGAGCTTTCACGATTCCCCTTGCTTTTTTTGCCATGGCCTATGCTTCTCTTTCTCCAAATATAAGCGAGAGGATTCAACCGCTTTTGCCTGCATTAAAAAGCAATTGGCTGATTGCGCATGTTGTTGCCTGTTTTATAGGCTATGCAGCCTTTGCTATAGCCTTTGGTCTTGGTATTATGTTTCTCCTTAAGCAAAAAGACTCAAGCCATGGAGCCCCTTT from Pseudomonadota bacterium carries:
- a CDS encoding cytochrome c biogenesis protein ResB → MKKNKASNDPINKVWKYFASIKLTITLLIILAITCIIGTLIPQNESSAAYFLKYGEFICKVFSALDIFDMYHSWWFQLLVFILTANIIVCSIDRLSSTWKVIFKKTPTFDIAKLKSSYKEEFNVAHTPAELKAKFTTALSRLFKYTRIEDKENGFVIYAEKGRWSRLGVYAVHFSVILLLIGGLIGSYFGFDGSVTIPEGKSVKNVILRNTGDKQPLGFEIRCDDFNVTFYKSGMPKEYRSALTILENGKPVLKKDIIVNDPLRYKGINVFQSNYGMQAPEDISLSFTDRKTGTVYRKKISVEEEIDLPGISAKFVLNKYFRSYNFRGHNLGEAFVGTLTPLKGEPADIILPINYPGFDKMRGGEIVISAENTEKRYYTGLQVTRDPGVRVVYSGFILMIIGCFITFFVSHIRFCVEVVEKHGKSIVIIAGNSNKNIIGMEASTKKIAKLLSKKV
- the ccsB gene encoding c-type cytochrome biogenesis protein CcsB, which produces MNSSILLSVTTFVYGFAAFFYVSSVVFKKPFLGRMGTWTALAGILGNVCGILLRWLESYQFGIGHAPLSNLYESLIFFSFVIAVIYLVVEKTYENRSIGAFTIPLAFFAMAYASLSPNISERIQPLLPALKSNWLIAHVVACFIGYAAFAIAFGLGIMFLLKQKDSSHGAPLLKFFPDLYLIDELSHQMIMFGFLFLTTGIITGAVWANSAWGRYWGWDPKETWSLITWFIYATLLHARFMRGWRGKRLAYLSIIGFTAVLFTYFGVNYLPGLHSYGQ